In Dioscorea cayenensis subsp. rotundata cultivar TDr96_F1 chromosome 11, TDr96_F1_v2_PseudoChromosome.rev07_lg8_w22 25.fasta, whole genome shotgun sequence, a single genomic region encodes these proteins:
- the LOC120272423 gene encoding uncharacterized protein LOC120272423, with protein sequence MEITRLNHPIHLTLLIANHNLYFMLSGGGDSNLKPQTLICEGVLYQLPNVEMILVERNPSVIQDIMHRAKAKKKSKTKKSLEANAAKDLPSQVAWEGWFRPHQSSSQSPQEMNQPILARMPNYEDEETQDPTMSAEENHDDITPEIQKNKRRRGPNKEIPAPANPNERMLVNILHDEKFVDPKIVRTITKCIQLHFNDAWPTWKKVAEAIKDEMWAKFEGKFMCPIEKAKVVRAIWETTCKEWLCGMLEEERKRAMRHFGVSDISKCKGYNVGWIRMDIWDRLVSDVWTTDARKN encoded by the exons ATGGAGATCACCAGACTAAATCACCCCATTCACTTAACCCTCTTGATCGCCAACCACAATCTCTACTTCATGCTTAGTGGTGGAGGAGACTCAAACCTCAAACCTCAAACTCTGATCTGTGAGGGAGTGTTATACCAACTCCCCAATGTGGAGATG ATTTTGGTTGAGAGGAACCCATCCGTGATTCAAG ACATCATGCATCGAGCAAAAGCTAAGAAAAAATCCAAGACAAAGAAATCTTTGGAAGCAAATGCAGCTAAGGATCTTCCAAGTCAAGTCGCATGGGAAGGATGGTTCAGACCACATCAATCGTCCTCACAAAGTCCACAAGAGATGAACCAACCTATTCTTGCGCGAATGCCAAactatgaagatgaagaaacacaagATCCTACTATGTCAGCTGAAGAAAATCATGATGATATTACCCCTGAAATACAGAAAAACAAACGCCGAAGAGGTCCTAACAAAGAAATACCCGCACCGGCAAATCCAAATGAGAGAATGTTGGTTAATATTTTACATGATGA GAAATTTGTAGACCCTAAAATTGTTAGAACAATTACAAAGTGTATCCAATTACACTTCAACGATGCATGGCCAACATGGAAGAAAGTTGCTGAAGCTATCAAAGATGAGATGTGGGCAAAATTTGAG GGAAAATTTATGTGCCCTATTGAGAAAGCAAAAGTTGTGAGAGCAATTTGGGAGACTACGTGCAAGGAATGGTTGTGTGGTATGttggaagaagaaaggaagcggGCAATGAGACATTTTGGTGTTAGTGATATTTCAAAGTGCAAAGGTTACAATGTAGGTTGGATACGAATGGACATTTGGGATCGATTGGTTAGTGATGTGTGGACTACTGATGCAaggaaaaattga